The proteins below come from a single Amphiura filiformis chromosome 15, Afil_fr2py, whole genome shotgun sequence genomic window:
- the LOC140170931 gene encoding uncharacterized protein, whose amino-acid sequence MAKISMDKFDSNVEDFGSYIERLEHFFTATEITEHKASHLITCIDPATYRLLKAQVAPAKVTDKTYEQLVDILKEHFCGKPLQIAERFKFYQRKQKPNESVSDFSAALRQLSVTCNFGNFLEDILCDMFVLGLSNKATQRKLLATKDLTFKTALDTANADEIAQRESQVVANASGSYSKNESSSVHFTGAKSNYKKGHYGPKSKAKKQTGDGDTKCYRCNKGGHNPHKCRFKDATCFKCSKRGHIAPACNSESHKDSQSSAPSHGQANYVSNAQIANDNSINSVSSNDNASSCADSVSSHASHTPSQQEEVNKEPIGLFHVGSGKSKPDVKPIWVTVNVNDKPVSLQLDSGSAYTIIPRDMFNELPGNGNKLKPTKVILETYGQELLPLLGECEV is encoded by the coding sequence ATGGCTAAAATTTCAATGGATAAGTTCGACAGTAATGTCGAGGATTTCGGATCGTACATTGAACGGCTGGAACATTTTTTCACGGCCACAGAAATCACTGAACACAAGGCAAGTCACTTGATCACATGTATCGATCCTGCAACGTATCGCCTGTTGAAAGCCCAGGTAGCCCCGGCTAAGGTCACTGACAAGACTTACGAACAACTTGTTGACATTTTAAAGGAACATTTTTGTGGTAAGCCGTTGCAGATAGCGGAACGTTTTAAGTTTTATCAGCGAAAGCAGAAACCAAATGAGTCGGTCTCAGACTTTTCTGCTGCCTTACGTCAGCTCAGTGTTACCTGTAATTTTGGGAACTTCTTAGAGGACATTCTATGTGACATGTTTGTGTTAGGACTCAGCAACAAGGCCACACAACGTAAACTCTTAGCCACGAAAGACTTAACTTTCAAGACAGCATTAGACACGGCAAACGCTGATGAGATCGCGCAGCGCGAAAGTCAGGTTGTTGCAAATGCTAGTGGCAGTTATAGTAAAAATGAGTCAAGTTCAGTTCATTTTACTGGTGCTAAGAGTAATTATAAGAAAGGTCATTATGGTCCTAAATCTAAAGCAAAGAAACAGACAGGTGATGGTGACACCAAGTGCTATCGATGTAACAAGGGTGGTCATAACCCCCATAAGTGTAGATTCAAGGATGCTACATGCTTTAAATGCTCAAAAAGAGGGCATATTGCACCTGCGTGCAACAGTGAAAGTCATAAAGATAGCCAGTCATCAGCACCTAGTCATGGTCAGGCAAATTATGTCTCAAATGCACAAATAGCCAATGATAATAGTATCAATTCTGTCTCTAGTAATGATAATGCTAGTTCATGTGCAGATAGTGTAAGTAGTCATGCATCACACACTCCATCACAGCAGGAGGAAGTCAATAAAGAGCCAATTGGGTTGTTTCATGTAGGAAGTGGTAAAAGTAAACCAGATGTCAAACCCATTTGGGTAACGGTCAATGTCAATGACAAACCAGTCTCTTTACAGCTTGATTCAGGATCAGCATATACAATTATTCCCAGAGACATGTTTAATGAATTACCTGGTAATGGTAATAAACTGAAACCAACCAAAGTAATTTTGGAAACCTATGGCCAGGAACTCCTCCCACTGCTTGGAGAATGTGAGGTGTAA